CGCTTGTGCTGCTGGCGATTGCCTATTTTTTGCCACGGTTTAGAAATACGCATCATAGCTGCCTCCGCGCAATCATTCGCGGGGAAGATGGGCCAGCGGAAAAAACCCCTGAGGTGCAGGCCATGAGAGAAGATACCACCGCATATTTGCTCGAAGGATCTATTGCAAGAAAAGGGAGCAAAGCGGAGCATTTCGCTCGTGCGATGTCCTCTGAGCCTAACGTTTATTCACGTGCGATGTTACTAATAGCAATACTCGTCGGTTTTGCCGTGGTTATGGGAATCATGCTGCATCAAATCTTTGGAGAGTCCACAACCTACTCCTGGATTATCGCCGTGCTCATTATGCCTACCTACAAGTACTCCATTGGTGTTCTTAGTCATATCGGTTGGGAGCCCTTCTCTGATATTGGAACATTCCTTGGCGCTTTCTTTTCGGCTGTAATTTTTACCAAAAGGTTTACAGCATTTCGTAAGGTCATCCCTCCCTCATGGAGAAACCGGTTTGGTAATACCGAATGGAAAAGAGCTATGGGTGTATTCATCGGGAGTTACCTCATGCTCTTTGGAGCACGAATGGCGGATGGTTGTGCCTCCGGTCATATCCTTAGCGGCGTAGTGCAAATGGCTGCCAGCGGTTTGTTCTTCGGTGTCGTCGTCATGATCTCTGGTGTTATCACCGCAAAGTTCGTGTATGGCAACGTCTCTGAGAAAGTGAATCCTTGAAGGAGATAGATCATGAAAGACCATAGTAGTAATCCAGTGATCAACGGAATTATAGTGTTTGCGGTTGTCGCGACGGTTGTGATCGCGGCTATCGCTACTGGTGGAGCAACTAGTTATGCCCCCGATCCATACGCGTGGTTTTACACGTTGATTATTCCCGTGTTCGTCATGCTCATTGTGGTTGCGTATTACAATGAGAAGGATCCGTACTAACGGGCAGCAGATCTGCCGCACCGGGATAGTGGCAAGCGCTATCCCGCCTGAAAAGGATGACGTTATGAAACGGCGAACTTTGATCCTGGTATTGTCTTGTCTTACAACTGTCGTACCGACTACGGTTATGGCAACTGTAGGCTATCAATTCAACGGGATAGGACAATATGAATTGGGGATGTCCGGTGCTGTAGTTGCTGCGCCTGGTGATGCCATGACGGTGATCAGTAACCCTGCCGGTCTATCTGAAATCCGTCCGCAAGGTGACGCCTCTGCCGAGCTTTTCAATCCATCCCGCACGGCGTCCTTCGGACAAGGCAAGATAGGTAGTCATACGAATGTCTATGGTACACCCGCCTTGGGTTGGATGGTTCCCATCAGTGGAAATCGTCTGTTTCTTGGAGGAGGCTTCTTCGGTACCGCAGGCTTGGGAGTCAATTATCTTCAATCTCCCTTTTTCGTGCCCAGTCCGACCAGTCCGTCAACACTGCTCCCCGCCACGCTTAAAGCATACTCCAGCATATCTATGATGATTGCGGCGTTAGGAATAGCCTGGCGACCAACGCATCGCTTGAGTCTTGGAGTCGCCTTGGATATGGCGAATGAGAATGTGTCTTTTCAGGAGACGGAAAGTGGTTCAGAAAATGGGATGCCCTTTCAAGTGGGTGTCAACTTTGCGAGTCCAGCCAGTGCGTATGGTATTGGCGTTACGATTGGCGCGCTCTATCAGGTAAATTCATTGGTCACCTTAGGAGCCACTTATCGATCGCCATTATTCTTTACGCCATTAACCTGGCAGGAAGGTGCGGAGTCTGTACCGAACCCTGTTACCGGAGGGATTCAGCAAACCGGTGGTCCTGGGCAATATAGTATGCAGTTAAACTATCCGCAAGAGATTGCGTTGGGTATCGCTCTGCATCCTGGCAAACGTTTTCTGGTGAGTCTGCAGGGTCAGTGGTTTGATTGGCGCAGCACTCTCAATACCGTGACCATCAATGGACCATGGAACAATGGCGCTCCACTGGTCATGGACACAAACTGGCGTAACGTTTGGGTTGGTGCCATTGGCCTGCAGTATCACTTGTCTCACATTTTTACTGTGCGCGCAGGATATTCCCATGGGTCCAGCCCGGTTGGGCCGAGGAACTTGTATCCCAACCTTCTGGCTCCCGCCATCGTACAGAATCAAGTGAGTGTCGGTGCAACAGAAAACCTTGGTCGAGGGTGGCAATTGGTAGAGGCGTACATGCATGCCTTTCCAGCTAGCACGCAAGGAGAGATTCCTGGAACAGAGATTCCCATCAGTGCTTCTCTCGCGGAAAATGCTTTCGGGGTGCAGGTGAACTATCTTTTCTGAGCATGTGCGATATCTTTATAATCAACGGACTATCTGATGTTGCTTAGCGCTTTGCAAAATGTGGAGTGCGTGCTGTCGGGCATGGTTGTGGGATTCTCTCTCGGTTTGATTGGTGGAGGAGGCTCCATCCTTGCCGTACCTCTACTGCTGTATTTTGTTGGTGTTTCGGATGCACACATTGTGATTGGTACAACGGCATTAGCGGTCGGCCTCAACGCGTTGATGAATTTGATCCCGCATGCGCGCGCTGGCAATGTTCTCTGGAAACCGGCAATCCATTTTGCACTGGCTGGGGTTATCGGCGCTTTGATTGGTGCAGAAATCGGAAAAATAATCAACGGTCATGTGCTATTGATCTTTTTTGCACTGCTAATGCTGGTTGTTGCTTACAGCATGTATAGACAAAAAGGACAGCCGCCACAGAACCGCGGACCTGTTTGCCAGCATCATCCTTGTGTTTATGCCTATGGAGGTGGCGTAGGGCTGCTTTCGGGGTTTTTTGGCATTGGTGGTGGATTTTTGATCGTTCCAGCTCTTATACGTTCTGCCCGCATGACGATTCTGCAGGCAGTTGGATCCTCTTTGCTTGCCGTTGGGGTTCTGGGTTTGGCAACGGCGTCGAGTTACGCTTGGAGCGGACTTGTTGATTGGTCAATCGCTGGAGAATATCTATTGGGTGGACTGGTTGGCGGCTGGCTAGGCGCTCGTACCGCAGAGCGTATCGGAAAAAACAAAGCACAATTGAATTTCGTTTTTGTCACTTTGATTACGTTCGTTGCCATTTATATGATCTGGAAAGAAATTTATTCTATTTGATGTAGTCATTATATCGACTGTATCTGCCTTTTGATGTTTTGTATTTTTATTTCCATTGAATAATCATGTATCTTCGATGTCATGAATGACTGCTTTCGGTCAATTGTGGTGAATAATCCCGGTTGTGGTGGCCTTTTTGGGCAGGGTACCAGAGCCAAACGGGTCGCGCCTCGGTGAAGCCCGAACTGATGATCCGCATGCTCATCATTAGATATTGCTTCAGCGGGATCAGTGCGCACGATCGCCGGAACGCCCACTTCAGTCGGGTCAGAGATATGTCCACAGCGTTTTCTCATGTCCCAAGAGAGCTAAGCCATAATACTCATGAGAGTAGCTCATTTCTCTTCATTCGTGGGTTTACAAAACCGTGGAAGAAAGCTTCTTTGGCAGAACTGTAGCCAAGAGAAGAAAAAATATCATCAGAATTTCTGTTTAACGCTTTGTTTTTATTGGTGCCGTTGAGGGGAATCGAACCTCTGACCTACTGATTACGAATCGGCATATATTACTCTTCAGTAGAAATCATAATAGGGCACATGATGTCAGTATCATTAACAATATCATTGTGTTGAATAGCTATGACTAGTTATGATGATGTCAGTATGCCTCACTGAATCTCAAGCAAAACTTGACCCAGACTTGACCCAGAGCTGACCTCGGTTATGATCGGCATACCAGCCGATGCCGAGCCAGAAGATGTTAACCGACCGCAAGATTGCCAATGCCAAAAGCCAAGCTAAACGCTACGAGATGGCAGACGAAAATGACCATGGAAGGGGCACTCTCCTGGTCCGAGTTGCTCCGACGGGCAGTAAGACTTTTGTGTTTCGTTACTACAACAACGGCAAGGTAAGGCGACTCACCCTCGGCGAATACGGAAATCTCCCTTCTCAGCTCACCCTCGCTCAGGCCAGAGCGAAAACCGCAGAGGCAGTCTCCAAGCTCGAGCAGGGCGTGGATCCGGCTAAAGAAGAAATCCAAAAGAAAAGCGAAGCTGCCAAAGCGCCCACGGTTACCAATCTTGCTCTTGAGTATCTAGAGAAATGGGCGAAAGTCCGCAAGCGATCCTGGAGGGAGGATGAGCGCATCCTGGTAAGGGATGTGCTCCCAGTCTGGGGAGAGAAAAAGGCACGCGATGTTACCCGTCGAGATGTTGTCCTGCTGTTAGACGGTATCGTCAATCGTGGTGCCCAGATCGCTGCAAACAGGACCCTCGCGCTCATCCGAAAAATGTTCAATTTTGGCGTGAGCCGATCCATTCTGGAGTTCAACCCATGCGCAGGCGTGCAGGCGCCCTCCAAAGAGCACCAGAAGGACCGTGTGCTGAGCGATGAAGAAATCGTCCAATTTTGGCGTGGCCTCGAGACAGCGGGCATGTCGTTGGCTACGAAATTAGTGCTGCGTATGATGCTGGTAACCGGTCAAAGATTAGGAGAGATCAATCAACTGTGTAGGGAACAGATTGAGGAAGACTGGTGGACGATACCTGCCAGTATTGCCAAGAATGGAAAAGCCCACCGTGTTCCACTCTCTTCGCTTGCTCTATCCCTCCTTGCCGAGAGTGAAAAGATTGCCGGCACCCAATACATTTTCGCTTCGCCGAAGACAGGGGCGGGCAAAGAACGACCGATGTCAACCACAGCGCTATCTCATGCCCTCCGAAAGAACCACGAACTGTTAGGCCTTCCCCCCTTTACCCCTCATGATCTGCGACGAACCGCCGCAACCCATATCGGTATGCTGGGATTCAATCGGCTGATCATCTCCAAGATACTCAATCACGTTGAAGGCGGCGTTACAGCCATCTACGATCGCCACACCTACGACAACGAGAAGCGCGAAGCACTCCATGCATGGTCAGCAAAACTTGAGCGATTATTTTCGGATCATTTCTTGTAATGTTGTGCGCGCATAACTATAAAACTACCATCAGTTGATTGGCTCAAAGCACTCTTATCAATAGCGCAAGCAAAACACCGTCACCCTTCCGCAAATAAAAGTCGTGTTTTCTGGATATATATTTAATTAATGATAATCCAATTAAGACGCCACTATTATCACAACACAACAACTAAATAAATAACCCAGTCTTACTTATTTGAAAAAAACAAACACAAAAAAATAAAAAACCAGTCCCCATTATTAAAATTATTTTACCATCAAATATCTTTGCACGACTCAAAAACCGAACAACATTAAATCATGATTGAGTAATATATTATTTTATAAAAAGGATATCCAGTGACTAGAACTAAGATTCATGACATCTTTGATCAAATGGAGAATTATGGTTTATCCTTAGACGGGATATACAATCGTCTAAGCGACGCACATGAAGTGATATTGCTTCCTGAATCTATCAATTACTTCCAGTGTCATAAAGATAGCTTTCATGATAGGATTGTGCAGATTTACTATTTTATGCGTTACGTAGAAGCCTTACCAATCTTGCCGTATGAGATAGGGCGTCATATAGAAAATAGAGACGTGGCAATAAATAATGCCATATTAAATTTGAAGGATTGGTTACGTGACTTTACGCCAGGTGTGAGCTACTCTCCGTATGTAAGACAATTCTATCAGACGAGTATTGCATTTTCTGAAGACATAGACAGTAGGAACTTTCCTTTGACTAAATATTCGGACAAAGAACAGGCGAAGATGGTTAATCGATACGTGCTTACGTTGAAAGAGGCGATGCAGAGCCGTGCTTTCAAGGAGACAATTCGTAAGCAAGAAAGCCAGTTTAGACGTCAGTTTGTGAGTGCATGCCAGTATGTCGATGGTCTATTTTGTAGTTGTCGAAGAATGGTAGTTCTACGGATGGATTTTTCCCTGGACCCTAAAAGTTTATATGGTCATGACGATTCCCTGAGTACTCTGCTGGAGTACTTTGTAGAGCTGAAAGGTGAAATGAAATTACGGAGTGGTGTATTTGAACATATGGTTGGCTACATAGCGCGAGTTGAGTTTAGTGTAAGAAAACGGCACCACATTCACGCTGTCCTATTATTTAATGGAGATCGAGTCTGGAAGGCATCCAATTTATCCAGGCTGATTGCCGAACGATGGCAGCACATCACCCAAGGAACTGGTATATATTTCAATACACATGCTAAATTTAATCAGTATGCTTGCCCTGCAATTGGAATGATCTATCGTGATGATCGTGAAAAGCGTCAATGCTTAACGTATGTTCTATGGTACATTACCAAGCAGGATCAGTTTGTACCATACAAGCATGAAGAAAAACAACGGCTGTTCTTTCGGGGAGAGCTGCCCGTTAGATAGTTTTGCATTATCCAATAAACTTACCATCATAAAAATTTATTCACAACCCTATAATTATATGGATATTTGACATATCCGTTATCTATTTATTATGAGGGTTATGAGAATGAAGAAACCATTAAAAGTGTATTACTGTCGTGATTGTGGGTGTCGGATGCCGCTGTATTATAAAAAGGATGCATCCTTCCGTGATGAGCACTGGCATCGCTGTTATAGTTGCGGTAAGACGAATTTGGATGTGCAAACTGAGGAGTGGGATTATGAGCGGGAAAAGATGGCAAAATACGCGGTGACACCAGAGCAGAGGCAATATATCCGCCAGTCTGCTCGTATCTATGCGGGAGACCCATCTCAGTATGTGCCCGCTGATACGTCGAAGTCCAAGAATTGGTGGGACTAATAAAGCTTCCTAGATATAAAGTGCTACGCTGATCTGGTAGTGCCGTACGCCAGATCAGATGTAATGGATGCATCTACCTATTGGATCGGCAGCGAGGAGTCTCCTGGAAGGGAGCTCTCGCTTGAATCGGACGGCATCAAGGTGCCAATGTGGAAAATTTATCCACAGTTGGGTCAAGGAGGACTCGCTATGCAGAGTACAATTAATGGGCTGAATTTAGTAAAACAGGTAATGCAGTTGCACTGGGGATATTGGTAGACAGGCGAGATTCATCGCAAGCAGGTACGGCCTGGCAAGCTTCTGGAGTTTTTCGTGAACCGCGAGCCCGGGATCATTGCCATGGAAGCTTGAGCTAGTGCCCACCATTGGACGCGGGAGCTGGGCAAGCTGGGGCACGAGGTGCTATTGATTACGGCGCATTTTGTGCGTTCTTTCATCAAGACCAACAAGACCGATGCGGCAGATGCGGTGGAGATCTGGGAGACTGTTCAGCGCCCCGATATGCGTTTTGTCGCCATCAAAAGCTAAGAGCAGCAATCCGTTCTAACCTTGTATCGCGTGCGGGAGCAGTTGATCAAGATCCGCACCATGCAGACCAATGCAATCCGGGGCTTGCTCTATGAGCTTGGCGCGGATCTTCCGCAAGGCCGGAAGCAGGGAATGAAAGGGGTCCCCGGTGCCCTGACCGAACTGGAGGGTAAGGTTTCGGCCATGGCACTGGGTACTTGGGAAAGCACCAATCGCTTGTCGTCTTGAACTTGATATCAATACTGATGCGGTATTCAGCGGCGAAATACCGACTGAGAGCATACCAATGGTGCTAGATGAACTTATTGGACTTGGCAAAGAAATTGCCGTCTACGGTGACTTGCCTTGAGTGATAATTGCTGTGAAGCACGCACTAGACCGACTTATGCTCAGCTCATTGCAGGAAGAGCCATATTAGAAACAAAGAGCTCAAGCACGGGTCGGATACAATTGGGAAAGTTTCAAGATATCCCGTCGACGTTACAAGCAAAAACCGAGCTACGGGATGCAAACGCACTTTTAGCACAGATTATCGAGATACCGAGCAATAGAGCTACCGATCAAATTTATTTAGATTGGCGAAAGTGCGTCAGCTTGCAAACCAAAAGAGAGACATCGATTGGCGGCCCATGCTTGACTGGGCGCAAACGAGCCGCGATAGTCTTGCTAAGAAAATGGCGTAGTTATGAATCTGATGCTCAAGAGCAACGTCAGACGCTCGACTACTTGAAGCAGTCATTAGACCAAGACCGTTTTTCGGAGCGCAAGCTATTCTCGTGAACCATGTCGTTCTACTCAATACCAGCGTTCTAATCCTGGTAACCAATCCGAAGCACTCAAGTGAACCCATGGCATGTTCTGAGTGGTTAGAGTCCCTTCTGATGGCGAATGTTCTGTCTGTATCCCAGAGATTTGCGATTATGAACGGCGACGAGAACTTATTCGCGTAGATAGGCGGGATGGCCTCGATAGGCTAGACGAACTTACAATACTCTCGAATGCCTTCCTATCACCACGTCAATAATGGAATAAGCTGCTGACTTTTGGGCCAAAGCTCGAAATATGCGACATCAAACGGCAGATAACAAGGCATTGGATACCGACATGATTCTAGTGGCGCAGGCCACGGAATCATGTCTAGGCTCAGCTACTATTGCCACAACAAACGTCAAGCACCTTTCTTTGTTCGCCACAGCAAGGCTTTGGCGCGATATCGTCACTGAGGACAATGTCTGATGAAAACTCTTAACGTGCGCTGAGACTTACTCTTTAGTGGAGTGGATGGGTAATCCATCGGAAACGATGTGACAGTTAGGTTTCATGACATCTTGCTTTTAAGCTTATAGTTCCCATTGATAATAGTGATGATCTCATCGTTGGAAAATCCTAGCTGTCTTAGAAGATAAAGCTGAAATATTGCTTCCATCTTTTTGCAAAGCTCCCATAACTCCATCCCATGTGCTGCCTCCGCTTCAAGGCTTTCGCTATAGTGGGTCAAATAATTTCTAGTATTTACGATCGTCCTGATTAATCTGTTTCGTTGATTGCTATTTCCTATGTGCCCTTTGAATGGTTCTATTATCTTTTTGATTCTAGTTCCAAGACTTATTTCGTTCCCGTGAATTAAACGGCCATACAGCCATCTCCGGTTAACTTTCGGGCACATACGCAATAACAGCGCTAAAAGCGGCCTAAAGCGATTCTTCTCCATTAGGGTTTCATGTGAGGTTCGTCTATGGTAGGTTTCAAGGGCTTGAGCAAGCGCTAAAAACCTGCCCTCGAGATACGTGTGGGAGCTCGTGACGGCAGAAAAATATAAGCCAAGCGCTGGATCAATCACAGTGTACGCTTCAAGCCAGTTATTAATTATGCTTTCTGCGTTTTCACGAATCTGTCCATATCTAAATACCATTGTATTCAAGGATATCTTTGGCATCTCTCCGGAGAAAGGAACGCTCGGATAATAGATCTTAATTGGAATTGTCTCCGCTTTTTGTTCTGGAAAATTAATCATGTTAGCATCGGAAATAGCTGATATATTTCTCACAGCCACCGTTGCGTCAACCGCAAAACAAAGTAGAAAAGTAATTTTGTGAATAATATCTATAAAATCAGAAATATCTCTTTCATCTTTCGACGACAGCTTAAAATATGCTTTCTGAGTTATTCTGGCCTCGGTTATATGTGGAAAGCCAGGAAGCGTGTATTTAAAGAAAATGTGAAGCTTGAAGCCTTTCTTGAGTTCGTATAGGATTTCTGGTTGTGGCACATAGCTTATAGTCGCAGTATGATAGTCATCGTCATATCTTACATCGATTCCAGAAATTCCAAGCCATTCATCTAAGCCTTCGATTGAGAACGATACTGCGTTAAATCGAAGCGGCTTGTCTTTGTTGTAAGTGAATCCGGACAAAACCATGTTGACATGTATGATAGATTTAGAAATCGCTCCAAAAGGAATGCTTTTCTTCCGGTAGAAGCAATTATCGAGCGTTACTGGTCCGTCCTTTTCGATATGACCGACTATCCTGCCGATGTCAGCTTCTCCATTCAAGGGTCGCGTACTGTCATCAAATAGACCAATAACTTCCAGCTCTATAAGGCCGCCGTCTGATATCGTTAGATTTCCCGGAATCACTCTTTCGGGAGCGTCAGGTAACCAGAAGTATCCAGCTCTTCGATATTCTTCATTTATCCTCATGATAGCCTCTAAAAAATCTAAGGGTAATTTTAATGGCGCCAAAGCTGCAGCATAACATCCGACATTGCCTCACAGAAGTTCTGACCTTGTTGGCCAGAGCCATCCTTACGAGTTAATTCTACGGCTATCCACACCAGGGTTGAATCACAACTTCCTCTGCATACCGCCCGTTCAACTCCCTCCATCTACCAACCCAGGCGTTTCGGGGTATCCCGTCACCCTGCCACCTGATAGAATTGGCTAATAGTAAATATGTAAGTATGTCTCTGCTAGAGGACAGGACTGAATGCATGAATCATTGAAAGTCTCCGCTGGTTCTTCCTGGACCAAGACGCGGATACTGGCTTCACCTCTGCCTCTTCCGTGCTCCAACCTGCCCATCATCCATGATTGAACAAGACATCGAATCCTCCTTGATCCAAAAGCTGGGTGACCTCAAGTACACCTACCGGCCCGATATCCGGAACCGTGCCGCTCTGGAGCACAATTTCCGGCAGCACTTCGAGGCCCTCAACCACGTCCAACTGACGGATAGCGAGTTTCACCGACTCCTGGACTCCATCGTTACCCCGGATGTTTACGGTGCCTCTCGCATGCTTCGGGAGCGCAACAGTTTCGAACGCGACGATGGCACCCCCCTGTACTACACCCTGGTCAACATTAAGGACTG
This sequence is a window from Acidithiobacillus sp. AMEEHan. Protein-coding genes within it:
- a CDS encoding YeeE/YedE thiosulfate transporter family protein, which gives rise to MSGISITAPQWVGILVGFTIGGLAEAWGIANPESIIRLTRWIDRLFVTCISLGGAFAVLLLYGLYALGIDMHFGLKPLYFYGVGLGGILFGIGLAISGYFPGSEWMALGEGRRDALFAIPAGLLGAASWTALYQTSAGQWLVNQANVGSVIITGQTIAKTSPITLFLIAIPYALVLLAIAYFLPRFRNTHHSCLRAIIRGEDGPAEKTPEVQAMREDTTAYLLEGSIARKGSKAEHFARAMSSEPNVYSRAMLLIAILVGFAVVMGIMLHQIFGESTTYSWIIAVLIMPTYKYSIGVLSHIGWEPFSDIGTFLGAFFSAVIFTKRFTAFRKVIPPSWRNRFGNTEWKRAMGVFIGSYLMLFGARMADGCASGHILSGVVQMAASGLFFGVVVMISGVITAKFVYGNVSEKVNP
- a CDS encoding outer membrane protein transport protein → MKRRTLILVLSCLTTVVPTTVMATVGYQFNGIGQYELGMSGAVVAAPGDAMTVISNPAGLSEIRPQGDASAELFNPSRTASFGQGKIGSHTNVYGTPALGWMVPISGNRLFLGGGFFGTAGLGVNYLQSPFFVPSPTSPSTLLPATLKAYSSISMMIAALGIAWRPTHRLSLGVALDMANENVSFQETESGSENGMPFQVGVNFASPASAYGIGVTIGALYQVNSLVTLGATYRSPLFFTPLTWQEGAESVPNPVTGGIQQTGGPGQYSMQLNYPQEIALGIALHPGKRFLVSLQGQWFDWRSTLNTVTINGPWNNGAPLVMDTNWRNVWVGAIGLQYHLSHIFTVRAGYSHGSSPVGPRNLYPNLLAPAIVQNQVSVGATENLGRGWQLVEAYMHAFPASTQGEIPGTEIPISASLAENAFGVQVNYLF
- a CDS encoding sulfite exporter TauE/SafE family protein: MLLSALQNVECVLSGMVVGFSLGLIGGGGSILAVPLLLYFVGVSDAHIVIGTTALAVGLNALMNLIPHARAGNVLWKPAIHFALAGVIGALIGAEIGKIINGHVLLIFFALLMLVVAYSMYRQKGQPPQNRGPVCQHHPCVYAYGGGVGLLSGFFGIGGGFLIVPALIRSARMTILQAVGSSLLAVGVLGLATASSYAWSGLVDWSIAGEYLLGGLVGGWLGARTAERIGKNKAQLNFVFVTLITFVAIYMIWKEIYSI
- a CDS encoding tyrosine-type recombinase/integrase; translated protein: MLTDRKIANAKSQAKRYEMADENDHGRGTLLVRVAPTGSKTFVFRYYNNGKVRRLTLGEYGNLPSQLTLAQARAKTAEAVSKLEQGVDPAKEEIQKKSEAAKAPTVTNLALEYLEKWAKVRKRSWREDERILVRDVLPVWGEKKARDVTRRDVVLLLDGIVNRGAQIAANRTLALIRKMFNFGVSRSILEFNPCAGVQAPSKEHQKDRVLSDEEIVQFWRGLETAGMSLATKLVLRMMLVTGQRLGEINQLCREQIEEDWWTIPASIAKNGKAHRVPLSSLALSLLAESEKIAGTQYIFASPKTGAGKERPMSTTALSHALRKNHELLGLPPFTPHDLRRTAATHIGMLGFNRLIISKILNHVEGGVTAIYDRHTYDNEKREALHAWSAKLERLFSDHFL
- a CDS encoding inovirus-type Gp2 protein → MTRTKIHDIFDQMENYGLSLDGIYNRLSDAHEVILLPESINYFQCHKDSFHDRIVQIYYFMRYVEALPILPYEIGRHIENRDVAINNAILNLKDWLRDFTPGVSYSPYVRQFYQTSIAFSEDIDSRNFPLTKYSDKEQAKMVNRYVLTLKEAMQSRAFKETIRKQESQFRRQFVSACQYVDGLFCSCRRMVVLRMDFSLDPKSLYGHDDSLSTLLEYFVELKGEMKLRSGVFEHMVGYIARVEFSVRKRHHIHAVLLFNGDRVWKASNLSRLIAERWQHITQGTGIYFNTHAKFNQYACPAIGMIYRDDREKRQCLTYVLWYITKQDQFVPYKHEEKQRLFFRGELPVR
- a CDS encoding HEPN domain-containing protein, which gives rise to MRINEEYRRAGYFWLPDAPERVIPGNLTISDGGLIELEVIGLFDDSTRPLNGEADIGRIVGHIEKDGPVTLDNCFYRKKSIPFGAISKSIIHVNMVLSGFTYNKDKPLRFNAVSFSIEGLDEWLGISGIDVRYDDDYHTATISYVPQPEILYELKKGFKLHIFFKYTLPGFPHITEARITQKAYFKLSSKDERDISDFIDIIHKITFLLCFAVDATVAVRNISAISDANMINFPEQKAETIPIKIYYPSVPFSGEMPKISLNTMVFRYGQIRENAESIINNWLEAYTVIDPALGLYFSAVTSSHTYLEGRFLALAQALETYHRRTSHETLMEKNRFRPLLALLLRMCPKVNRRWLYGRLIHGNEISLGTRIKKIIEPFKGHIGNSNQRNRLIRTIVNTRNYLTHYSESLEAEAAHGMELWELCKKMEAIFQLYLLRQLGFSNDEIITIINGNYKLKSKMS